GGAAACTGGTTTTTATCAGAACTGatacaaggatattgttttccagTAAATATACTACGTGAAGAAACCAAAGTAATAAAAGATATCTCGTTTCTGTAATTGTAGCTTCTTATTTTGGAACGTGAGATTTTATAAAGAGTGTAAAAAATGCATGGCGTGACTTACCTTGGTGTTGAATCGCTTCCATACACACAGCAAAGTTTAGAataacaacggaaattttttaccacgtgaacaccaacactcccagcttgcgactgatgggatgatattgtttcctttcggctcatggcttgctgtgttgccaattctcttattatgatcggatttaccccgtgatcagaatagccccgctctacccgattttcaaattatgttttattcacgacctatttatatatgtatttattttcaaaatgttttggtaaaaaaaacacTAGAAAAAATATAAACTCTGCATtcttttcgaatttttttttaaatactgtcaaTTCGTGGTTCCGCTGATGCTTTTTGGCTATAAAGGTGGTcgttattcagtatttttttgaagtaattactcaaaaaataaattaaagttttaaatattattaacatcaaccatgtacaaacaaaaaaagaGATAAGGTAGCAAAGATTTATATTTACTGCATAAAGAGCTTAGTCGCTTTGCAGTGACATTAAATACcgaaaatatatttcaagaagCATTTAATTAAATACATGCTTTACAAGATCtcgtaaaatttatttgaataaagtACCTGCAAAAAAATTTGACCCACttaaattttaagattaatttacaTCCAGGTACATAGACCAGGCTGGAATGATGTCATGTGAAGGCGAGTGTATCTAACAAAGTAGGAACTATTGTAACTCATTGATAATTTATGTATATGTACAAATTCGGCATGGTtatcttatatttaattttatgtaagaaaACGAAAAAATTTAACCAGTTATAATACattgtagataaaaaaattatcgaTGTTTAAttagttatacatttttttattcttttatatgTTTAATGTCTTTAAACTAACATGATATTTGTTTCACATAATAAAGAATCACACGTGTTTAGTGAAGTCAACAGGATATTCACCTTTTCCATTCGTCAACACGTAGCGTAGAACTACTCGTATGTTGTGTTTCGTCATTTCAGGGACTTCTTTGTTGCGCAGAAGCTCTTGGAAGAAGGCTTTCAGGAACTCCCCTCTGCTTCTGGCCTTCATGAAGCTGACTGAAGACACGTGCGCGGCGGGCGAGAAAGAAGTCGCCAAGAACTTGTACACGCCTTCCAGTGCGTTCGTAGCAGTCGAGTTCGTCTTCATGGCGTCGTAGTCCAGCGCCTCCATCACCGACGCCACGTCGACGGTGGCTGTCTCCTGGTTATCGTCCGAGACGTCTGGCGGCAGCGAGCCGTACCCGACGTCGTTGACTCTTCCCAGCAGAGACGCGAGGAAATGTCTCGCTTTTCCGTCGGCCTCGACCCGTTCGGACGACAGCGCTTTCTCCAAGATTCCTCGCATCAGGCTTGCCTTCGTGGGATGTCCCGAGAAGTGGAAGTCGTCACCGAGTACTTGCCTGAGGTTGGCTTCTCCGAAAAATTTTTGGATCTCCTCCAGATCTCCACCTGTGACATTGCGGAACATGAAATTCGTGTCGAAGTACCTGGACACGTCTGCAGAAGATCTCGAGTCGGATGCGTGACCGTCGTCGGAATGTCTCGACGAAATTCCAGGGACCTTGACTCCCGACTTGGGGAAGCTGAATTTTGGAATCAACCCTCTGAGACCTTCGCGATGCCCGAAGTCGATTTGAAGTGGGCCGATGCCGAATGTTGCTTCCACGCCCGAGAACAGAAACGGACTTCTCTCGTGTCTTTCCTGCGGAGCGTTTTCCGATTTCGGCACCTGAAacgtacaaaatttatttctcaTTAGCATAagtataaatagagacctgtaaaattcgcgatttcaaatccctaaaggatagactccatgatcctctacgcactcgtgcaaattacatctgctgattggttaccgactcgtaacacctgttgactggaatgatcgtgattcgctaattcttctgttaaaaatttttcattggcccagagtccttcagataaactgtggcccaatcactgaagcaaaataatgtcaaaagtatttggactctatcctatcgcgaaatgaatctgcgaattttacaggtctctacatgcATATAAAGTAttttgtcgagacaaacttgtcaACATCTCTTCAAAATGTTTGCCCAAAGCTCACTTTAACATAAAACAGTAAAGTTAGAAGTTAATGAGTAAACCAACATCTCTTCACTAATTATAATTACTTGGTTTTCACCAGTTAACTGTACTTGCATGAATctcattatataaaaatatttaccaaaattgtGTTCTATTTTATAAAAGCAAAACTTAAGATCATTAACAATTATTATAGCAATACTCATATCATTGCTAAAGGCTTAGTGTACATCCTAGTAACAATGACATAACAATTGTATGTTTCGAATATGATTCAGTAGAATGGCAATTTCCAGCAAAAACTTTacaggaagataaaataattttccacTAAACCTTCAGCTGTATTTTTTGGTCTTTTTAAGTGATATTTTTATTCatagacataaaaaaattatttatctcaggaattaataagtttaattttcttATGTTCCTTGGCTCATCGGTTCTAGCCGCTTCGAAGGCAAATATTTCAATAACGTTTCGGTTGATATCGCAGTAGCCATCTGCAATGAAGCAGGCAACTGCTGCTCTGAAGATGGAAACTAGAATATTGACCGAAAATGGTGAAATGTTCGCCTTCGACGCGACGGCATATATCAGGGCAAGAAAGTAACCATGCAGGCATTGGTATGGATGAATTTCTGGAAACAAACGAGAACCTTATTCTGGATGGTAGAAATGGGATTCAAAAACGGGTCCTCAGAAATATCAGCCCAAATTTTTGCCACTTCAACCTTGACTCCGTTTTTTAAACGTAGCTCGTTTTCTTAAGTGGGATAAAAAGGAGCCCAATGACACCTTATATATAGGTTTCAACTAATTtcaaaccataaaattatttgacAGTTTACTAGTTGAAATGCGCCTTTAGAGATAtcccattaaaatatatttttttaaataattactcagCATTATCAAAATCGTAGCCATTCCAAAAAAAAGTAGTGCAATACTAAATGCCAGTAAATCTACCTGCAGCAGTCTGTCTCATAAGCATCAGGCATTTCAATGAATTATatgatgtaaaatttattttttactgttacaaggatagtcctcggaaactcagtttccaacgaagcacttgtaaaatttcaaggcagagcttggtacaatttacaattttaaaaagctCTGCcatgcagttttacaagtgatatctctGAAACTGGGTtaccaaggattttccttgtaaaaagtacaaaatgtttttacagtgTAAATGTTAACTAATTttactaattttgaaaaataaaagatataaaatTTGTACGACTTTAAAAGCGTGGTTACAAAGATGGTTGATTTTTGGCTCCTGTTTCTCCCCTTAAGTACTTTTATTTTCAGATCATCTATACCGAAACATGTTAATACATTTGTACAAATATTGATTTCCGTCTTGGCCCGCAAGTGCAGATAGATTTTAAAGTTCATATTTATTTGGAACATGCTATAAATTTACGTATAACGTTCTAGCCAATTTTGAAACAATCTGGAGATCGTTTTTTACGAATCGCCCCatacttttttaatattccacaggatcagacaaaaattttgaatattttatatttaacggAACAACTCATATTCTTAAAGTTTCTAGAATATTCTTGATATGAATTAAATGACCAGCACCGGTAGGCAGGCATGTTTTGTGCCAAGGCACTAGTGAATACCCCCATGGGGTTTATTTACTCTCATAGattaaacattaaacaaatttattcacCTCCTGCGTTTAGGGGCGCAAATATTCAGTTAATTCATGGCTAAAATTTTGGCAATGCTTACCACAGTATTTTATCGCCTGTACGAAATTTTACATAACCAAGTTTAAGTCAACTCATGCAGATTCAAAAACCtgtgtcagaaaaaaaaaatttcctatcaATAATTTTGAACAGATTTTTAACTCTGTTATTTAAGAGATTTTTTcattcaaacattattatttccacACATTGCAAGAAGGAAAAAAGTTTTAGGTACTATTTAGGAATAGTTCctaaatagttttattaaatatcgtattaatagtaattaatacgATAAATTTGAAAGAATTTTATCAGTTGTCTGCttaatgaataataatttatatggaTCCTCGTAGTACCATTTGTAAGGGTTAGtcgtaactaattttttttacaaatgggttggattttttaaaatgagttacaataaattttaaatggttgTTAAATTGTGCATAGTACGAAAGATTAAAATATGTTTGTCCCTGAGTCTTTATtttttaccccttgcagtaatattaATGCAGTGAGAAAAATTTTCAGTTCGATAGTTAAGATAATATTGAGAGTTTACAGTTACTTTTACGAATTTATTACTGTGGCTTTTACGGTCGTTTTGaacttttttatatttgattCTATTCTGTTTACCTATTGCAGTAggtcatgtcaaaaaaatttatagacataatatttagaaaatatcAGCGATGTTTACAATAATTCCAAAATAATTCATATTGAGCGAAAtcatgaatttaggaatttttttaaaccactttTGTCTATCctttgcagtaatgtttggttttatcgaaaatgatttcatattaaaGCTTTAGTACTCATTTGAGGATATACAATAACTTTAAAAGGATACAGTAGTTTCATTACTAAAGGAATCATAGtggttttagatttttttaacaaatcttccccaatttttattcattttggtGAAATgttcaattaaaataattgatgaaaaatttctactatcttaattttatgaatcagtctgtaaataattttagcaaaataaagaCAGTCATGAGTTCACTATATATGTGTTTTGTTTTCGTTTATCGTTGCAAACTTAtatcaactctctctctctctctctctgcagtcTGTAAATTAAATTCTTTGTTAAGATATGTACTACAATGCAAAGTCATATTTTTCAgaaattaataaagttataaattCTCTAATATGAATGGACTTGTTGCCTATTTATTAGGATGGTAGTTATATATTTATCATATGGAGCGAATGAAGAAGTATAGCGCGAACGATGCTGTGCATCAGTACGTTATTGTAGCTAACTGACAACTGAAAGGTAAATTTTACATTATCTAAACATGATCAACATTACGACACAACTAGAACTTttcttttttcttaaaatatatataaaactgttCTTTTCACATAACTATCCTCATTTAATGATTATAAAAGATGTCTAcgaacaaacaaaattaaataagtgTTTCAAACAAAAAACTAGGTCGCCACAACTACTATAGGAAAGGTAGGGaggaaaatgtgttttttttttcaacgtggTGACGTAAATGTAGATAAATTACTCACAAGCCTaaactctctttctctctctctctctctctacatagTTATTGACGTctagattttttttctgaatgggccataaatattcatgcaaaattacagatattgtaaatgtgtatatttacatgaaaatatctatatcacaaaaaaatagtgttcgcagtgatactgggtttggattcttacccgggaatttaggCTCTGTGTTATTCAAG
The Bacillus rossius redtenbacheri isolate Brsri chromosome 14, Brsri_v3, whole genome shotgun sequence DNA segment above includes these coding regions:
- the LOC134539043 gene encoding uncharacterized protein LOC134539043; protein product: MASTLVDSARETRRRKPAMGAVRWSCVAALLVAAVPKSENAPQERHERSPFLFSGVEATFGIGPLQIDFGHREGLRGLIPKFSFPKSGVKVPGISSRHSDDGHASDSRSSADVSRYFDTNFMFRNVTGGDLEEIQKFFGEANLRQVLGDDFHFSGHPTKASLMRGILEKALSSERVEADGKARHFLASLLGRVNDVGYGSLPPDVSDDNQETATVDVASVMEALDYDAMKTNSTATNALEGVYKFLATSFSPAAHVSSVSFMKARSRGEFLKAFFQELLRNKEVPEMTKHNIRVVLRYVLTNGKGEYPVDFTKHV